One window from the genome of Thermococcus siculi encodes:
- a CDS encoding DNA-directed DNA polymerase II large subunit: MGEELYSPEMKAYFEWLQREIDRAYEIARKARAQGKDPSLEVEVPQATDMAGRVESLVGPPGVAERIRVLVKEYGKELAALKVVDEIIDGKFGDLGSKERYAEQAVRTALAILTEGIVSAPLEGIADVKIKRNEWADGSEYLALYYAGPIRSSGGTAQALSVLVGDYVRKKLGLDRFKPSKEHIERMVEEVDLYHRAVTRLQYHPEADEVRLAMENIPIEITGEETDKVEVSHRNVPGVETNHLRGGAILVLAEGVLQKAKKLVKYIDKMGVDGWDWIKEFVDAKEKGKSGKDEKKAGDSKAEESGSDEVKEEIGRGFYYELYEKFRANIAPNKKYTKEIIGGRPLFAEPSENGGFRLRYGRSRVSGFATWSVNPATMLLLDEFIAIGTQMKTERPGKGCIVTPATTVEGPIVKLKNGSVIRVDDYETALKVRNELEEILYVGDALVNFGDFVENNQTLLPANYVEEWWIQELVKAIAETYEVELKPFEENPLEAVEEAAEYIEVDPDFLHRLLHDPLRVRPDVETAIHLSKVLDVPLHPYYTLYWNTLKPEEVEELQRALINAQIEWDEFRKIKFARKLVLDNDKTVKRYLELLGLPHRLERTEDRRKVIVVEYPWSAALLIPLGNLEWEFKAKPFHTVIDIINENNGIKLRDRGISWIGARMGRPEKAKERKMKPPVQVLFPIGLAGGSSRDIKKAAEEGKIASVEVAFFKCPSCGHVGPEHLCPRCGTRKELLWHCPKCNVDYPQGEAENFDFRCPKCGVELKPYARRTIKPSELLRTAMENVKVYGIDRLKGVQGMTSGYKMAEPLEKGLLRAKNDVYVFKDGTIRFDATDAPITHFKPREIGTSVEKLRELGYTHDFEGRPLERDDQILELKVQDVILPYEAGRYLLKVARFIDDLLEKFYGLQRFYNAEKMEDLVGHLVIGLAPHTSAGIIGRIIGFSDVLVGYAHPYFHAAKRRNCFPGDTRILVQINGFPQRITLKELYELFEDERYENMVYVRRKPKVEVKVYSFDPTSGKVVLTDIEDVIKAPSTDHLIKFELELGRSFETTVDHPVLVYENGEFVEKRAFEVGEGDRILVPKLELPEVEVEHLDLLGEFSRNEFRGLWDRIMVRGIAGWLHSIGVKVNGDYLRRDSVPLGVLMEFLHKKNIALSSVPNAYIGFKRDKVRIKRFVPIKPLMRVLGYYLAEGYARESDSVYQLSFSIADEDAREDLKKALREAFGDGFGIHERGEKVTVGSRILYLLFTEVLKAGKNAYSKRVPPLVFTLPDEAVAEMLRAYFEGDGSALKTVPRVVVYSVNKALLEDIETLLLSKFGIRGYYTLDKNANRGNARGRLYHIERGSEPPVSTVYALNIAGEHYHRFFKDIGFTSGRKNSVYALHADRISSHDKYSSENGWLVKVRRVEYVTPKDDFVFSLNAKSYHNIIINENIVTHQCDGDEDAVMLLLDALLNFSKYYLPEKRGGKMDAPLVVTTRLDPREVDSEVHNMDVVRYYPLEFYEATYELKSPKSIKFIERVEDRLGKPEMYEGIKFTHDTDDIGLGPKMSLYKQLGDMVEKVERQLALAERIRAVDEHHVAETIINSHLVPDLRGNLRSFTRQEFRCVKCNTKYRRPPLGGKCPKCGGKIVLTVSKGAIEKYLPTAKMLVTKYQVLDYTRQRICITEKDIKSLFENVFPERQRTLMGFSADVCEKMIKERTGKSNGRNGYLDEFKAANGKKSKAKTAPEPKGETPKKVKKPETPKRSEKKIKPLTGFEKAAKKEYIANRKKEEEKAKKKKKKGISLDEFFGS, encoded by the coding sequence ATGGGGGAAGAGCTTTACTCACCCGAGATGAAGGCTTACTTTGAATGGCTCCAGCGCGAGATAGACAGGGCCTACGAGATAGCGAGAAAGGCCCGCGCCCAGGGTAAAGACCCGAGCCTCGAGGTTGAGGTTCCGCAGGCAACGGATATGGCCGGCCGTGTAGAGAGCCTCGTTGGCCCCCCGGGAGTTGCAGAACGCATAAGGGTTCTCGTGAAGGAGTACGGCAAGGAGCTGGCGGCACTCAAGGTGGTCGATGAGATAATCGACGGAAAATTCGGAGACCTCGGAAGCAAGGAGCGCTACGCCGAACAGGCGGTCAGGACGGCCCTGGCCATCCTCACCGAGGGTATCGTTTCCGCCCCGCTGGAAGGTATAGCCGACGTTAAAATCAAACGCAACGAGTGGGCCGACGGGAGCGAATATTTAGCGCTCTACTACGCCGGCCCGATAAGGAGTTCCGGCGGAACGGCGCAGGCGTTGAGCGTTCTCGTCGGCGATTACGTGAGGAAGAAGCTCGGCCTCGACCGCTTCAAGCCTAGCAAGGAGCACATCGAGAGAATGGTTGAGGAAGTTGACCTCTACCACCGTGCCGTCACGCGCCTTCAGTATCACCCTGAGGCCGACGAAGTTAGACTCGCCATGGAGAACATCCCGATAGAGATAACCGGTGAAGAGACCGACAAGGTTGAAGTCTCGCACCGCAACGTTCCTGGCGTTGAGACCAACCACCTGCGCGGCGGTGCCATACTGGTTCTCGCGGAGGGTGTTCTCCAGAAGGCCAAGAAGCTCGTCAAGTACATAGACAAGATGGGCGTTGATGGCTGGGACTGGATAAAGGAGTTCGTCGACGCGAAGGAGAAGGGTAAATCCGGGAAGGATGAGAAGAAAGCCGGGGATTCCAAGGCTGAAGAGAGTGGCTCCGACGAGGTTAAGGAGGAGATCGGGAGAGGCTTCTACTACGAGCTATACGAGAAGTTTAGGGCCAACATCGCACCCAATAAGAAGTACACTAAGGAGATCATCGGCGGCAGGCCGCTCTTTGCAGAACCCTCCGAGAACGGCGGCTTCCGCCTCAGGTACGGCCGCTCCCGCGTTTCCGGCTTTGCCACCTGGAGCGTCAATCCCGCCACCATGCTCCTCCTCGACGAGTTCATAGCGATAGGAACCCAGATGAAGACCGAACGTCCAGGAAAGGGCTGTATAGTGACGCCGGCCACAACCGTTGAGGGGCCGATAGTCAAGCTCAAGAACGGGAGCGTGATACGGGTCGACGACTACGAGACGGCCCTCAAGGTTAGGAACGAGCTGGAGGAGATACTCTACGTGGGCGACGCCCTGGTTAACTTCGGCGACTTCGTCGAGAACAACCAGACGCTTCTTCCAGCTAACTACGTCGAGGAATGGTGGATTCAGGAGCTAGTGAAGGCGATAGCCGAGACCTACGAGGTTGAGCTTAAGCCCTTCGAGGAGAACCCCCTGGAGGCCGTTGAGGAGGCGGCAGAATACATCGAGGTCGATCCCGACTTTCTCCATAGGCTCCTCCACGATCCGCTCCGAGTTAGGCCGGACGTCGAGACGGCCATACACCTCTCCAAGGTTCTCGACGTTCCCCTTCACCCGTACTACACGCTCTACTGGAACACCCTCAAGCCCGAGGAGGTCGAGGAACTCCAGAGGGCACTCATCAACGCCCAGATCGAGTGGGACGAGTTCAGGAAGATAAAGTTCGCGAGGAAGCTCGTTCTCGACAACGATAAAACGGTCAAACGCTACCTTGAACTTCTCGGCCTTCCCCACAGGCTTGAGCGCACCGAGGACCGGAGGAAGGTAATCGTCGTTGAGTATCCCTGGAGCGCGGCCTTACTCATCCCCCTCGGCAACCTTGAGTGGGAGTTCAAAGCCAAACCCTTCCACACCGTCATTGACATCATAAACGAGAACAACGGGATAAAGCTCCGCGACAGGGGCATAAGCTGGATCGGGGCCAGAATGGGAAGGCCCGAGAAGGCCAAGGAGAGGAAGATGAAGCCGCCAGTCCAGGTGCTCTTCCCGATAGGCCTTGCCGGCGGCTCCAGCAGGGATATCAAGAAGGCCGCGGAAGAGGGCAAGATTGCCAGCGTCGAGGTGGCTTTCTTTAAGTGTCCGAGTTGCGGCCACGTCGGCCCCGAGCACCTCTGCCCGCGCTGCGGCACCAGGAAGGAGCTTCTCTGGCACTGCCCCAAGTGCAACGTTGATTATCCCCAGGGCGAGGCCGAGAACTTCGACTTCCGCTGTCCGAAGTGCGGCGTCGAGCTGAAGCCCTACGCGAGAAGGACGATAAAGCCCTCCGAGCTGCTCAGGACCGCAATGGAGAACGTCAAAGTTTACGGAATCGACAGGCTGAAGGGCGTCCAGGGAATGACCTCCGGCTACAAGATGGCCGAACCCCTTGAGAAGGGCCTTCTGAGGGCTAAAAACGACGTCTACGTCTTCAAAGATGGCACGATCCGTTTCGACGCAACCGATGCCCCCATAACCCACTTCAAGCCGAGGGAGATTGGGACGAGCGTTGAGAAGCTTAGGGAACTGGGTTACACCCACGACTTCGAGGGCAGGCCCCTCGAGAGGGACGACCAGATACTTGAACTCAAAGTCCAGGATGTAATCCTTCCCTACGAGGCCGGAAGGTACCTCCTCAAGGTCGCGCGCTTCATCGATGACCTGCTGGAGAAGTTCTACGGCCTCCAGAGGTTCTACAACGCCGAGAAGATGGAGGATTTGGTGGGCCACCTCGTCATCGGCCTGGCCCCCCACACCTCTGCCGGAATTATAGGGAGGATAATCGGCTTCTCCGATGTCCTCGTCGGCTACGCCCATCCCTACTTCCATGCGGCGAAGAGGAGGAACTGCTTCCCGGGCGACACTAGGATACTTGTTCAGATCAACGGCTTCCCTCAGAGGATAACCCTGAAAGAACTCTACGAGCTCTTTGAGGATGAACGCTATGAGAACATGGTCTACGTGAGGAGGAAGCCGAAGGTTGAGGTTAAGGTTTACTCTTTTGATCCCACGAGCGGAAAGGTTGTCCTTACGGACATCGAGGACGTCATAAAGGCTCCCTCGACTGACCACCTGATAAAGTTTGAGCTTGAACTCGGCAGGAGCTTTGAAACAACGGTTGACCATCCTGTGCTCGTCTATGAGAACGGAGAGTTCGTTGAGAAGAGGGCCTTTGAGGTTGGGGAAGGAGACAGAATCCTGGTTCCCAAGCTCGAACTGCCGGAGGTTGAGGTTGAGCATCTTGACCTCCTTGGGGAGTTCTCCAGGAATGAGTTTAGGGGGCTCTGGGACAGGATTATGGTTCGTGGAATCGCGGGATGGCTTCACTCAATTGGAGTTAAGGTAAATGGGGACTACCTGCGCAGGGATTCGGTTCCGCTTGGGGTGCTCATGGAATTCCTTCATAAGAAGAACATTGCGCTTTCCAGCGTTCCAAATGCATATATTGGTTTCAAGCGTGATAAGGTCAGAATAAAGCGCTTCGTCCCGATAAAGCCCCTCATGAGGGTTCTAGGCTACTACCTCGCGGAAGGCTATGCCAGAGAAAGTGACAGTGTTTACCAGCTGAGCTTTTCGATCGCGGATGAAGATGCCAGGGAAGACCTTAAGAAGGCGCTCAGAGAGGCATTCGGGGACGGCTTTGGTATTCATGAGCGGGGAGAGAAAGTTACAGTAGGTTCACGCATTCTTTATCTGCTCTTCACTGAAGTTCTGAAAGCCGGAAAGAACGCCTACAGCAAGCGTGTTCCTCCATTGGTTTTCACTTTACCCGACGAAGCTGTTGCGGAGATGCTCAGGGCCTACTTTGAGGGTGATGGGAGTGCTCTTAAAACTGTGCCTCGTGTCGTAGTTTACAGCGTGAACAAGGCCCTCCTTGAGGACATCGAGACCTTGCTGCTCTCGAAGTTTGGTATTCGCGGTTACTACACCCTCGACAAGAACGCCAACAGGGGCAACGCCCGTGGCAGGCTATATCACATTGAACGTGGGTCAGAACCCCCGGTTTCAACGGTGTACGCCCTCAACATTGCTGGCGAGCATTATCACAGGTTTTTCAAGGATATTGGCTTCACCAGTGGGCGCAAGAACTCAGTATATGCTCTTCACGCTGACAGGATTTCAAGCCACGATAAATACTCCTCGGAAAATGGCTGGTTGGTGAAGGTCAGGCGCGTTGAATACGTGACGCCTAAGGACGATTTTGTGTTCTCACTTAATGCCAAAAGTTATCACAATATTATAATTAACGAGAATATCGTAACACATCAATGCGACGGCGACGAAGACGCTGTTATGCTCCTCCTCGATGCCCTCCTTAACTTCAGCAAGTACTACCTCCCGGAAAAGCGCGGCGGCAAGATGGACGCCCCGCTGGTCGTCACCACGAGGCTCGACCCCAGGGAGGTCGACAGCGAGGTCCACAACATGGACGTGGTGAGGTACTACCCGCTCGAGTTCTACGAAGCCACCTACGAGCTGAAATCACCGAAGTCGATAAAGTTCATCGAGCGCGTTGAGGACAGGCTCGGGAAACCTGAGATGTACGAGGGGATCAAGTTCACTCACGACACCGACGATATAGGCCTCGGTCCAAAGATGAGCCTGTACAAGCAGCTCGGCGATATGGTCGAGAAGGTCGAGAGGCAGCTCGCCCTGGCGGAGCGCATAAGGGCCGTTGACGAGCACCACGTTGCTGAAACGATTATCAACTCTCACCTTGTTCCAGATCTTAGGGGCAACCTGAGGAGCTTCACCAGGCAGGAGTTCAGGTGCGTCAAGTGCAACACCAAGTACAGAAGGCCCCCGTTAGGCGGGAAGTGCCCCAAGTGCGGCGGCAAGATAGTCCTGACCGTGAGCAA